A genome region from Urocitellus parryii isolate mUroPar1 chromosome X, mUroPar1.hap1, whole genome shotgun sequence includes the following:
- the LOC144250835 gene encoding melanoma-associated antigen 8-like — MSSPGQKRQHHKDKGEPKAQREAPSLNGVRVLRPEEEGASSACISSRSTPTLSKVPCPEPLICAQVPERSSALSVATAPTPGIPFIHLSSSQEAEGPFSWKNLKDHRSLLGDPLDEKMADLVQFLLLKYRMKELTTKAEMLSSVIKNNQEDFPVVFSVASECMHLVFGIHVEEVDPSNHSYAVVNALGLTYDGMQGDDQSMPKTGLLVIILCIIFMVGDRACEQDVWEMLSVMGVYPEREHFIYGEPRKLITEDFVQEQYLEYRQVPGSDPACYEFLWGPRARAETSKMKVLEYWTQVHGSDPRSYPFLYEKALRDEAECAKVSDVARATRVPRGRPRTRKHGRAATRSFHTPHVR, encoded by the coding sequence ATGTCATCTCCCGGTCAGAAGCGCCAGCACCACAAGGACAAAGGAGAACCTAAGGCCCAAAGGGAGGCACCAAGCCTCAATGGTGTGCGGGTTCTCAGGCCCGAGGAGGAGGGGGCCTCCTCTGCCTGCATCTCCTCCAGGTCCACACCTACCCTTAGCAAGGTGCCTTGTCCTGAGCCACTGATTTGTGCACAGGTGCCGGAGAGATCTTCCGCTCTCTCTGTTGCCACGGCCCCCACTCCAGGCATCCCGTTCATCCACCTCTCCagcagccaagaagcagaaggTCCATTCTCCTGGAAGAACCTGAAAGACCATAGGTCCTTGTTGGGAGACCCACTGGATGAGAAGATGGCTGACCTGGTGCAGTTCCTGCTTCTCAAGTATCGAATGAAGGAGCTGACCACCAAGGCCGAAATGCTGAGTAGCGTCATCAAAAATAACCAGGAGGACTTCCCTGTGGTCTTCAGTGTGGCCTCTGAGTGCATGCACCTGGTCTTTGGTATCCATGTTGAGGAGGTGGACCCCTCCAACCACTCCTATGCTGTTGTTAATGCTTTGGGCCTCACCTATGACGGGATGCAGGGCGATGACCAGAGCATGCCCAAGACGGGCCTTCTGGTAATCATCCTGTGCATCATCTTCATGGTGGGGGACCGTGCCTGTGAGCAAGATGTCTGGGAAATGCTGAGTGTGATGGGGGTGTATCCCGAGAGGGAACACTTCATCTACGGGGAGCCTAGAAAACTCATCACTGAAGATTTCGTGCAGGAACAGTACCTGGAGTATCGCCAGGTGCCTGGGAGTGATCCTGCTTGCTATGAGTTCCTTTGGGGTCCAAGGGCACGTGCTGAAACCAGCAAGATGAAAGTCCTGGAGTACTGGACCCAGGTCCATGGGAGTGACCCTAGGTCCTACCCTTTCCTGTATGAAAAGGCTTTGAGAGATGAGGCAGAGTGCGCCAAAGTATCAGATGTAGCCAGGGCCACTAGGGTGCCCAGGGGACGGCCCAGGACCAGGAAACATGGCAGGGCCGCAACCCGAAGCTTCCACACCCCCCACGTGAGATAG
- the LOC144250661 gene encoding heat shock transcription factor, X-linked member 3-like, with translation MASECVKEHSEVQVASLASEEPASKPLSHPPPDPKVDSGQGLDRYGDRALSQDPGSQESQPLEEPSQPPEEPSQLPEGRSQPPEGRSQPPEEPSRPVTSEEGTENLLRLSFPRKLWAIVEDDTFRSVCWGGEGDIMVIEADLFQREVLGRRGAERIFETDSLKNFIRQLNLYGFSKIRPKDASAYSRGKKRMMIYRNSNFQKDKPGLLENICKKGEARSSAQRGTCIPTPLKNPAGRERGASSAKKKKLVPTRRSPRFHHEVKAEHELPQREALDHQGPRGTQPFMPSGVWAMSSVSEQPLENQLPQEPSGPDGDEDGTPSSQATAGMEGEGEVPGSPQGYPDYCSVMSLYNTCYSILLAALSAMSPREPPEDGEGEGEGQGQGEEDDNEEEVQEGSSDYKCALCEQFKDNTGP, from the exons ATGGCCAGTGAGTGTGTCAAAGAGCACTCTGAAGTCCAGGTGGCCTCGTTGGCCAGCGAAGAGCCAGCGAGCAAGCCCCTATCTCATCCTCCACCTGATCCCAAGGTGGATTCAGGACAGGGTTTGGACCGGTATGGTGACCGAGCCCTGAGCCAAGATCCCGGCTCCCAAGAGAGCCAGCCACTGGAAGAACCGAGCCAGCCGCCAGAAGAACCGAGCCAGCTGCCAGAAGGTAGGAGCCAGCCGCCAGAAGGTAGGAGCCAGCCACCAGAAGAACCTAGCCGGCCGGTGACCAGCGAGGAAGGCACTGAGAACCTTCTCAGGCTCTCCTTCCCCAGAAAGCTTTGGGCAATAGTGGAGGATGACACCTTCAGGTCTGTGTGCTGGGGTGGCGAAGGAGACATCATGGTCATCGAGGCTGACCTTTTCCAGAGAGAGGTCCTTGGCCGGAGGGGTGCAGAGAGGATTTTTGAAACTGACAGCCTGAAGAATTTCATTCGCCAGCTGAACCTCTATGGATTCAGCAAGATCCGCCCAAAAGATGCATCGGCTTACTCTCGGGGGAAGAAGAGAATGATG aTCTACCGCAACTCCAATTTCCAGAAGGACAAGCCAGGGCTCCTGGAAAACATCTGTAAAAAAGGAGAAGCGAGAAGCTCTGCTCAGCGTGGGACCTGCATACCAACGCCACTGAAGAACCCGGCTGGGCGAGAGCGCGGCGCGTCGTCTGCCAAGAAAAAGAAGCTGGTCCCTACCAGACGCTCCCCACGCTTCCACCATGAGGTCAAGGCAGAGCACGAGCTGCCCCAGAGGGAAGCCCTGGACCACCAGGGGCCCAGAGGCACACAGCCCTTCATGCCCTCTGGGGTGTGGGCGATGAGCAGTGTCTCTGAACAACCCCTGGAAAACCAGCTCCCGCAGGAGCCAAGTGGCCCCGATGGGGATGAAGACGGCACACCTTCCTCCCAAGCTACTGCCGGAATGGAAGGCGAGGGGGAAGTGCCCGGAAGCCCCCAGGGTTACCCTGATTATTGTTCAGTCATGTCTTTGTACAACACTTGTTATTCCATCCTGCTGGCCGCCCTCTCAGCCATGTCCCCAAGGGAGCCCCCGGAGGAtggtgaaggtgaaggtgaaggCCAAGGCCAGGGCGAGGAGGATGACAATGAGGAGGAGGTGCAGGAGGGCTCCTCAGATTACAAATGTGCACTCTGTGAGCAGTTCAAGGACAACACAGGTCCTTGA
- the Eola1 gene encoding protein EOLA1, with translation MKFSCLSFRQPYAGFVLNGVKTLETRWHPLLKSHQNCTIAIHIAQRDWEDSSWRELLVERLQMSPGQIQALLWEGEKFGRGVIAGLVDIGETSQYPENLAPDEVVELENQAVLSNLRQKYLTVVSNPRWLLEPVPQKGGKDVFEVDIPEHLIPVAHKV, from the exons ATGAAGTTTTCCTGCCTGTCCTTCCGGCAGCCTTATGCCGGTTTTGTCTTGAATGGAGTCAAGACCCTGGAAACGCGGTGGCATCCCCTGCTGAAGAGCCACCAGAACTGCACCATTGCCATCCACATTGCTCAGAGGGACTGGGAAGACAGCTCCTGGAGGGAGCTGCTGGTGGAGAGGCTGCAGATGAGCCCTGGGCAGATCCAGGCCTTACTCTGGGAAGGGGAGAAGTTTGGCCGAGGAGTGATAGCTG GGCTCGTGGACATCGGAGAAACGTCGCAGTACCCGGAAAACTTAGCTCCCGACGAGGTTGTGGAACTGGAAAATCAAGCTGTTCTTAGCAACCTGCGGCAGAAGTATCTGACAGTGGTTTCAAACCCCAGGTGGTTACTGGAGCCTGTACCCCAGAAAGGGGGGAAGGATGTGTTTGAGGTGGACATCCCAGAACATCTGATCCCCGTGGCACACAAGGTGTGA